From one Babesia bovis T2Bo chromosome 3, whole genome shotgun sequence genomic stretch:
- a CDS encoding putative integral membrane protein: protein MVGTRSFDRQDRYILHPNTSRGGLRGNTSDPDGFVGRYSGLLAPAGRRSSNFDGYSTPGSRYYSVDVSIVGSGYETPASDVADENESIRQSYMSGQIADVLKKSLWWNVVGVLLTYLTKDYYVIPLSHIVLNISFLICSLFSDFLAETMSMRALLCFTVLSRIVIWIFIFPLCYIFFGSYLEQQTLFTCSILVIMALDGFQEALSKACDIARKGLDRLSHNYDIAITPDIHSRMNNLYQTASATSLLLLVLPLLVISYALKYFTSESDLILFSIVLGGTFFILSLMSLCCYSLGLTQATPIHGMLHHDNLEYSTDGLCNEVIMKLGDITDGMMLAISSGNLLKQITFLTLETAFQHSMICFIIPITAFANQGLLDSSLLSTSLICALLLLAEKLGGLLCRKLVSVSSSRNGHSVNTYRTSSNIYRCLILSSISLAILPFCGMIPELLPYNIPLSQVAIGILIFCFSAFSSYPKSAISSCMHASILSHPLSYKIFEFAGVMLIMWDVFLMFSLPVFLNRTVGHFDIKVAYLTIAFFYVLHAGYHIFTGVGLRSLTMEPRGVLFYGPLWAPLNRP, encoded by the exons ATGGTTGGTACAAGGTCTTTTGATAGGCAGGATCGGTACATTTTACATCCTAATACGTCACGAGGCGGTTTAAGAGGTAACACTAGTGATCCGGACGGATTTGTAGGTCGTTATTCTGGCTTGTTGGCCCCGGCAGGGCGTAGATCATCTAATTTCGATGGATATTCTACTCCTGGTTCACGATATTATTCTGTGGATGTATCCATAGTTGGCAGTGGTTATGAAACACCCGCAAGTGACGTAGCAGATGAGAATGAAAGTATTCGTCAGAGTTACATGAGCGGTCAGATTGCTGACGTACTAAAGAAATCGTTATGGTGGAATGTAGTCGGAGTCTTACTAACCTATTTAACAAAAGATTATTACGTGATACCATTAAGTCATATAGTTTTGAACatatcatttttaatatgTTCGTTATTTTCCGACtttttggcagag ACAATGTCTATGCGGGCATTACTATGTTTTACGGTTTTGAGTCGCATAGTAATATGGATTTTTATATTTCCATTATGCTACATTTTCTTTG GCTCTTACCTTGAACAACAGACTCTCTTTACATGTTCAATATTGGTAATTATGGCTTTGGATGGGTTTCAAGAGGCTCTATCTAAAGCATGTGATATCGCAAGGAAGGGTTTAGATCGTCTTAGTCATAATTATGACATTGCGATCACACCTGACATCCATAGCCGGATGAACAATTTATATCAAACTGCATCTGCCACATCTCTTCTACTGTTAGTtttaccactactggtCATATCTTATGCGTTGAAGTACTTCACTTCGGAATCCG ATTTGATCCTCTTTTCAATAGTTTTGGGTGGTACCTTTTTCATCCTCTCTTTGATGTCGCTATGTTGCTACTCCCTGGGTCTTACCCAAGCCACTCCAATACATGGGATGCTCCACCACGACAATTTGGAGTATTCTACAGATGGTCTTTGTAATGAAGTTATTATGAAATTGGGTGATATAACCGATGGAATGATGCTTGCTATATCATCTGGCAATTTATTAAAGCAGATAACTTTTCTGACTTTGGAAACTGCGTTTCAACATTCCATGATATGCTTCATCATCCCAATCACTG CATTTGCTAATCAAGGTTTATTGGATTCTAGCTTGCTATCGACTAGTTTGATATGTGCCTTATTGTTACTGGCCGAGAAGTTGGGAGGCTTACTTTGCAGGAAGCTAGTATCAGTTTCTTCTTCACGTAATGGCCACTCTGTAAATACGTATAGGACATCTTCTAACATTTATCG TTGTCTTATTTTAAGCAGCATTTCTTTGGCTATCTTACCGTTTTGTGGTATGATACCGGAATTGTTGCCGTATAACATTCCATTATCTCAAGTAGCCATTGGTATACTGATATTTTGCTTCTCTGCCTTTTCGTCGTACCCCAAGTCTGCAATTTCATCATGTATGCACGCTTCCATTTTAAGCCATCCACTTTCGTATAAAATATTCGAATTTGCTGGTGTGATGTTAATCATGTGGGATGTATTCCTGATGTTTTCTCTACCGGTATTTCTTAACCGTACGGTTGGCCATTTCGACATAAAGGTTGCATACCTTACCATTGCATTTTTCTATGTGCTCCACGCCGGTTACCACATATTTACAG GTGTTGGATTACGTAGTTTAACTATGGAACCTAGGGGTGTACTGTTTTATGGCCCTTTATGGGCTCCTTTAAACAGACCATAA